A single uncultured Fusobacterium sp. DNA region contains:
- the gmk gene encoding guanylate kinase, translated as MSRGIKGHLYVVSGPSGAGKSTICRMVRKMLGINLATSATTRAPREGEMNGRDYYFLTKEEFLAKEKNGEFLEYATVHGNYYGTLKSEVESRLLAGEDVILEIDVQGGLQVKAQYPDAHLIFFKTPTMEDLEARLRGRKTDSEETIQLRLKNSIKELEYEKEYEVTIINNTVEESCAALRKIIEEKYN; from the coding sequence ATGAGTAGAGGAATAAAAGGACATCTATATGTAGTATCAGGTCCTAGTGGTGCTGGAAAATCTACAATTTGTAGAATGGTTCGCAAAATGCTTGGAATTAACTTAGCAACATCAGCTACAACAAGAGCTCCAAGAGAGGGAGAAATGAATGGAAGAGATTATTATTTCTTAACTAAAGAGGAGTTTTTAGCTAAAGAAAAAAATGGGGAATTTTTAGAGTATGCAACTGTTCATGGAAATTATTATGGAACTTTAAAGTCAGAAGTTGAAAGTAGACTTTTGGCTGGGGAAGATGTAATATTAGAGATAGATGTTCAAGGAGGGCTTCAAGTTAAAGCTCAATATCCAGATGCACATTTAATATTTTTTAAAACTCCAACTATGGAAGATTTAGAAGCTAGACTTAGAGGTAGAAAAACAGATAGTGAAGAAACTATCCAATTGAGATTAAAAAATTCTATAAAAGAGCTTGAATATGAGAAAGAGTATGAAGTGACTATAATCAATAATACTGTTGAAGAATCTTGTGCTGCCCTTAGAAAAATTATAGAAGAAAAATATAATTAA
- a CDS encoding DUF370 domain-containing protein, whose amino-acid sequence MKLINIGFGNMVMESRIITIVTPDSAPSRRLREEAKLQNRLIDATLGRKTKTLIVTDSNHVIMSAINPETISLRIEKGEKNE is encoded by the coding sequence ATGAAATTAATAAATATAGGATTTGGAAATATGGTAATGGAAAGTAGAATAATTACTATAGTAACTCCAGATTCAGCTCCTAGTAGAAGACTTAGAGAAGAAGCTAAACTTCAAAATAGATTGATAGATGCAACTTTAGGAAGAAAAACAAAAACTCTTATTGTCACAGATTCAAATCATGTTATAATGTCTGCAATAAATCCAGAAACAATATCGTTGAGGATAGAGAAAGGAGAAAAAAATGAGTAG
- a CDS encoding YicC/YloC family endoribonuclease, which yields MRSMTGYSKLSYQDEKYALNMELKSVNNKNLNLKIKLPYNLNFLEGAIRTEIASKVTRGSLDLKIEFNDLRDLGQLYDYDKEQSKSYMNVLLEMEKEFNEKFSNKMDILVRNLNVIKKNDFEIDEAEYSSFILSKIQELLIPFIKTREEEGERLKVYFLERLDILEKNISEIKKYKNMVVEIYRTRLLERLEKIKGSIEFKEEDILKEILLFTDKSDISEEISRLDSHMEQLKKELNIKDEPVGKKIDFILQEIYRELNTTGVKSNLYEISKLIVESKNELEKIREQSMNIE from the coding sequence ATGAGAAGTATGACAGGATATTCAAAACTTTCCTATCAAGATGAAAAATATGCTTTAAATATGGAATTGAAAAGTGTTAATAATAAAAATTTAAATTTAAAAATAAAACTTCCATATAACTTAAATTTCTTAGAAGGGGCTATAAGAACAGAGATAGCTTCAAAAGTAACTAGAGGATCTTTAGATTTAAAAATAGAGTTTAATGATCTTAGAGATTTAGGACAACTTTATGATTATGATAAAGAGCAAAGTAAAAGTTATATGAATGTCTTACTTGAAATGGAAAAAGAATTCAATGAAAAATTCAGTAATAAAATGGATATTTTAGTTAGAAATTTAAATGTAATAAAGAAAAACGATTTTGAAATAGATGAAGCAGAATATAGTAGTTTTATATTAAGTAAAATCCAAGAACTTCTAATTCCTTTTATAAAAACTAGAGAGGAAGAGGGAGAAAGATTAAAAGTATATTTTTTAGAGAGATTGGATATATTAGAAAAAAATATTTCTGAAATAAAAAAATATAAAAACATGGTAGTGGAAATATATAGAACAAGATTATTAGAGAGATTGGAAAAAATAAAAGGAAGTATAGAGTTTAAAGAGGAAGATATTTTAAAAGAGATACTTCTTTTTACAGATAAATCAGATATATCTGAAGAGATTTCAAGATTGGATAGTCATATGGAACAATTAAAAAAGGAATTGAATATAAAAGATGAACCAGTAGGAAAGAAAATTGATTTTATTTTACAAGAGATATATAGAGAATTAAATACTACTGGTGTAAAATCAAATCTTTATGAAATTTCTAAATTAATTGTAGAAAGTAAGAATGAATTAGAAAAAATAAGAGAGCAGTCTATGAATATAGAATAG
- the rpoC gene encoding DNA-directed RNA polymerase subunit beta' codes for MGIRSFEKIRIRLASPEKIEEWSHGEVTKPETINYRTLNPESDGLFCEKIFGPTKDWECGCGKYKRMRYKGLVCEKCGVEVTRSKVRRERMGHISLAAPVSHIWYSKGTPNKMSLIIGLSPKELESVLYFARYVVTETGESNLKEGKILTEKEYKLYKQLYGNRFEALMGAEAILKLLEKINLEELREELEKELDDVSSSQKRKKVVKRLKIVRDFISSDNKPEWMILKNVPVIPADLRPMVQLDGGRFATSDLNDLYRRVINRNNRLKKLLEIKAPEIVVKNEKRMLQEAVDALIDNGRRGKPVVAQNNRELKSLSDMLKGKQGRFRQNLLGKRVDYSARSVIVVGPSLKMNQCGIPKKMALELYKPFIMRELVKRELASNIKTAKKLVEEADDKVWDVIEDVIQDHPVLLNRAPTLHRLSIQAFEPVLIEGKAIRLHPLVCSAFNADFDGDQMAVHLMLSPEAIMEAKLLMLAPNNIISPSNGEPIAVPSQDMVMGCFYMTKERPGSKGEGKAFSNIAQALTAYHNGVLDTHAIIKVRINGEMIETTAGRLMFNELLPEVDKQYNQTFGKSQLKKLIAKLYDEHGFTETAELINKIKDFGYHYGAMAGVSVGIEDLEIPEAKKEILAKADEQVAQIEADYKAGKIINEERYRKTITVWSEATDAVTKAMMNGLDQFNPVYMMANSGARGNISQMRQLAAMRGNMADTQGRIIEVPIKANFREGLTVLEFFMSSHGARKGLADTALRTADSGYLTRRLVDISHEVIVNAEDCGTHQGIEVGELISDGKVIEELKERINGRVLAEDLVFEGEVIAPRNTLIGKELIKKIDELGIRKVKIRSPLTCALEKGVCRKCYGMDLSNHKEILLGEAVGVIAAQSIGEPGTQLTMRTFHTGGVATAAAVVTGVKAENSGKVAYRDVKILVNEENGDEIVVSQSAKLIIGNYDYEVPSGSILKVKEGQEVQIGETLVTFDPFHIPIIADQDGRIEYRELYVKENYDEKYDVTEFMAIKPVESGDINPRVVVFDAEGNTKGSYTIPFGAYLMVREGEEIKKGQIIAKIIKEGAGTKDITGGLPRVQELFEARNPKGKAMLTEIEGKIEVTGKKKKGMRVILVKSVSDPSDYKEYLVPVGERLVVTDGMLVKAGDKITEGAISPFDVLNIKGLVAAEQFILESVQQVYRDQGVTVNDKHIEIIVKQMFKKVRIVDSGASLFLEDEVVEKRLVELENEKLQALGKPLIKYEPIIQGITKAAVNTGSFISAASFQETTKVLSNAAIEGKVDFLEGLKENVIIGKKIPAGTGFSAYKKIKAKVIEEDLMEQE; via the coding sequence ATGGGAATTAGAAGTTTTGAGAAAATAAGAATTAGATTAGCATCTCCTGAAAAGATCGAAGAATGGTCACATGGAGAAGTTACAAAACCTGAAACTATAAACTATAGAACTTTAAATCCAGAAAGTGATGGACTTTTCTGTGAAAAAATATTCGGACCAACAAAAGATTGGGAATGCGGATGTGGAAAGTACAAAAGAATGAGATATAAGGGACTAGTTTGTGAGAAGTGTGGGGTAGAAGTAACTAGATCTAAGGTAAGAAGAGAAAGAATGGGACATATTTCTCTAGCTGCACCAGTTTCTCATATTTGGTATTCTAAAGGGACACCAAATAAGATGTCACTTATAATAGGATTATCTCCAAAAGAACTTGAATCTGTATTATATTTTGCTAGATATGTTGTTACAGAAACAGGAGAGAGCAATCTTAAAGAAGGAAAAATATTAACTGAAAAAGAGTATAAATTATATAAACAATTATATGGAAATAGATTTGAAGCTTTAATGGGAGCAGAAGCTATTTTAAAACTTCTTGAAAAAATCAATCTAGAAGAGTTAAGAGAAGAGCTAGAAAAAGAATTAGATGATGTTAGCTCATCTCAAAAAAGAAAGAAAGTTGTAAAAAGATTAAAAATAGTTAGAGATTTTATATCATCTGATAACAAACCTGAATGGATGATTCTTAAAAATGTTCCAGTTATTCCAGCTGATTTAAGACCAATGGTACAATTAGATGGAGGAAGATTTGCAACTTCTGACTTAAATGATCTATATAGAAGAGTTATTAATAGAAATAACAGACTTAAAAAATTACTAGAAATAAAAGCACCAGAAATCGTTGTTAAAAACGAAAAAAGAATGTTACAAGAAGCAGTAGATGCTTTAATTGATAATGGAAGAAGAGGAAAACCTGTTGTTGCTCAAAATAACAGAGAGTTAAAATCTCTTTCTGATATGTTAAAAGGAAAACAAGGAAGATTCAGACAAAACCTACTTGGAAAAAGGGTTGACTACTCAGCGAGATCGGTTATCGTTGTAGGACCATCATTAAAAATGAATCAATGTGGAATTCCTAAGAAAATGGCTCTTGAATTATATAAACCTTTCATTATGAGAGAGTTAGTAAAAAGAGAGTTAGCTTCTAACATAAAAACAGCTAAGAAATTAGTTGAAGAAGCAGATGACAAAGTATGGGATGTAATCGAGGATGTAATTCAAGATCACCCAGTATTACTTAACAGAGCTCCGACTCTACATAGACTATCTATTCAAGCATTTGAACCTGTATTAATAGAAGGTAAAGCAATTAGACTTCACCCATTAGTATGTTCTGCGTTCAACGCTGACTTCGACGGAGACCAAATGGCAGTTCACTTAATGCTATCTCCAGAAGCAATAATGGAAGCTAAATTATTAATGTTAGCTCCTAATAACATTATTTCTCCATCAAACGGAGAACCAATAGCAGTTCCATCTCAAGACATGGTTATGGGATGTTTCTATATGACTAAAGAAAGACCAGGATCTAAAGGAGAAGGAAAAGCATTCTCTAATATAGCACAAGCTTTAACAGCTTATCACAATGGAGTATTAGATACTCATGCTATAATTAAAGTAAGAATAAATGGTGAAATGATAGAAACTACTGCTGGAAGATTAATGTTCAACGAATTATTACCAGAAGTAGATAAACAATATAATCAAACATTTGGTAAATCTCAATTAAAGAAATTAATTGCTAAATTATATGATGAGCATGGATTTACTGAAACAGCTGAATTAATCAACAAGATAAAAGATTTCGGATATCACTATGGAGCTATGGCTGGGGTATCAGTAGGTATAGAAGACCTTGAAATTCCAGAAGCTAAGAAAGAGATATTAGCTAAAGCAGACGAGCAAGTAGCTCAAATAGAAGCTGATTATAAAGCTGGAAAAATTATTAACGAAGAAAGATACAGAAAAACAATCACTGTATGGTCTGAAGCAACAGATGCAGTTACAAAAGCAATGATGAACGGACTAGATCAATTCAACCCAGTTTACATGATGGCGAACTCAGGAGCCAGAGGTAATATTTCTCAGATGAGACAGTTAGCGGCAATGAGAGGAAACATGGCCGATACACAAGGAAGAATCATCGAGGTACCTATTAAAGCTAACTTCCGTGAAGGACTAACAGTATTAGAGTTCTTCATGTCATCACATGGAGCTAGAAAAGGACTAGCGGATACTGCCCTAAGAACTGCTGACTCAGGATATTTAACAAGAAGACTTGTTGACATATCTCATGAAGTTATAGTTAATGCAGAAGATTGTGGAACTCATCAAGGAATTGAAGTTGGAGAATTAATCTCTGATGGTAAAGTAATTGAAGAGTTAAAAGAAAGAATTAATGGAAGAGTTCTTGCTGAAGATTTAGTATTTGAAGGGGAAGTAATCGCTCCAAGAAATACTTTAATTGGAAAAGAACTAATTAAGAAAATAGATGAATTAGGAATTAGAAAAGTTAAGATAAGATCTCCATTAACTTGTGCTCTTGAAAAAGGAGTATGTAGAAAATGTTATGGTATGGACTTATCTAACCATAAAGAGATACTACTTGGAGAAGCAGTTGGAGTTATAGCTGCACAATCAATCGGAGAACCAGGAACTCAGCTTACAATGAGAACGTTCCATACTGGAGGAGTTGCAACAGCAGCAGCAGTAGTAACTGGAGTTAAGGCTGAAAACTCTGGTAAAGTAGCTTACAGAGATGTTAAGATACTTGTAAATGAAGAAAATGGTGACGAGATTGTAGTTAGCCAATCAGCTAAATTAATCATTGGAAACTATGATTATGAAGTTCCATCAGGATCTATATTAAAAGTTAAAGAGGGACAAGAAGTTCAAATTGGAGAAACTCTAGTTACATTTGATCCATTCCATATCCCTATTATAGCTGACCAAGATGGAAGAATTGAGTATAGAGAACTTTATGTAAAAGAAAATTACGATGAAAAGTATGATGTTACAGAATTTATGGCAATTAAACCTGTAGAATCTGGAGATATCAACCCAAGAGTTGTAGTTTTTGATGCTGAAGGAAATACAAAAGGAAGTTACACTATCCCATTCGGAGCTTACTTAATGGTAAGAGAAGGGGAAGAAATTAAAAAAGGTCAAATTATAGCTAAGATCATTAAAGAGGGTGCAGGAACAAAAGACATCACTGGAGGTCTTCCAAGAGTTCAAGAGCTATTTGAAGCAAGAAACCCTAAAGGAAAAGCTATGCTTACTGAGATAGAAGGTAAGATTGAAGTAACTGGTAAGAAGAAAAAAGGTATGAGAGTAATCTTAGTTAAATCTGTATCAGATCCTAGTGATTATAAAGAATACTTAGTACCAGTTGGAGAGCGTCTAGTTGTTACTGACGGAATGCTTGTAAAAGCAGGAGATAAGATAACAGAAGGAGCTATATCTCCATTTGACGTTTTAAATATTAAAGGACTTGTAGCAGCTGAGCAATTTATCCTAGAATCTGTACAACAAGTGTATAGAGACCAAGGAGTTACAGTAAACGATAAACATATTGAAATTATAGTAAAACAAATGTTTAAGAAAGTAAGAATTGTTGATTCAGGAGCTTCTTTATTCTTAGAGGATGAAGTAGTTGAAAAGAGATTAGTTGAACTAGAAAATGAAAAATTACAAGCTCTAGGAAAACCATTAATCAAATATGAACCAATTATTCAAGGTATTACTAAAGCAGCTGTTAATACTGGAAGTTTCATATCTGCAGCTTCATTCCAAGAAACTACAAAAGTTCTTTCAAATGCAGCTATAGAAGGAAAAGTTGACTTCTTAGAAGGATTGAAAGAGAACGTAATTATAGGTAAGAAAATACCTGCAGGAACTGGATTTAGTGCTTACAAGAAGATAAAAGCAAAAGTTATAGAAGAAGACTTAATGGAACAAGAGTAA
- the rpoB gene encoding DNA-directed RNA polymerase subunit beta codes for MGKLVERLNFGRIKERGTMPHFLEFQLDSYEDFLQAKEAPNNRKDKGLESAFREIFPVESSNGDIKLEYVAYELHEAEPPLNDELECKKRGKTYSASLKVRLRLINKKSGNEIQESLVYFGEIPLMTERGTFVINGAERVVVSQLHRSPGVSFNKEINIQTGKDLFSGKIIPYKGTWLEFETDKNDFLSVKIDRKKKVLATVFLKAIDFFENNTEIKDYFLETKELELTPIFQKYKNREELISVLRTKFEGSFIKEDIYDEETGEIIAEADAIIDEALIETLIDAKVDKVIYWEVKPEDKLLANTVLNDTTLTKEDAVTEVFKKLRPGDLVTIESAKSLIRQMFFNPQRYDLEPVGRYKMNKRLKLNVPEDEILLTKEDIIATMKYVINLNNGNGHTDDIDNLSNRRVRGVGELLLMQIKAGLSKMGKMVREKMTIQDSETLTPQSLLNTRPLNALILDFFGSGQLSQFMDQSNPLSELTHKRRISALGPGGLSRERAGFEVRDVHDSHYGRICPIETPEGPNIGLIGSLAIYAKINKYGFIETPYIKVVDGKADFDRIEYLAADEEEGLFIAQADTKIGENNELLGEVVCRYGHEIVNITGEKVDYLDISPKQVVSVSAGLIPFLEHDDANRALMGSNMQRQAVPLLRTEAPYIGTGLERKVAVDSGALVVSKVDGKVVYVDASKVVVEDENGKEHKYRLLNYERSNASMCLHQTPIVSVGEEVKVGSILADGPATKGGDLALGRNILMAFMPWEGYNYEDAILISDRLRKDDVFTSIHIEEYEIEARNTKLGDEEITREIPNISEEALRKLDANGIITIGSEVGPGDILVGKTAPKGETEPPAEEKLLRAIFGEKARDVRDTSLRMPHGSKGTVVEILELSRENGDELKAGVNKAIKILVAEKRKITVGDKMSGRHGNKGVVSRVLPAEDMPFLADGTHLDVVLNPLGVPSRMNIGQVLEVHLGMAMGNYNGGTYIATPVFDGASEEQVKDYLEKLGFPRSGKVDLYDGRTGDKFDNPVTVGRMYMLKLHHLVEDKMHARAIGPYSLVTQQPLGGKAQFGGQRLGEMEVWALEAYGASNILQEMLTVKSDDVTGRTKTYEAIIKGEEMPEADLPESFKVLLKEFQALALDVELFDSEDNIINVDEELNKEEVLTEYSPLDDFKD; via the coding sequence ATGGGGAAACTCGTTGAAAGATTGAATTTTGGAAGGATAAAAGAGAGAGGAACTATGCCTCATTTTCTTGAGTTCCAATTGGATTCCTATGAAGATTTTCTACAAGCTAAAGAAGCTCCAAATAATAGAAAAGACAAGGGGTTAGAATCAGCTTTTAGAGAAATTTTCCCTGTTGAATCTTCTAATGGAGATATCAAGTTAGAGTATGTAGCTTATGAATTACATGAAGCTGAACCACCATTAAATGATGAACTTGAGTGTAAAAAAAGAGGTAAGACTTACTCTGCTTCCTTAAAAGTAAGATTAAGACTTATAAATAAGAAAAGCGGAAACGAAATACAAGAATCTTTAGTGTATTTTGGGGAAATACCTTTAATGACAGAAAGAGGAACTTTCGTAATAAATGGAGCTGAAAGAGTAGTTGTATCACAATTACATAGATCACCAGGTGTTTCATTTAATAAAGAGATCAATATTCAAACAGGTAAAGATTTATTCTCTGGAAAAATCATACCATACAAAGGTACTTGGCTTGAATTTGAAACTGACAAGAATGATTTCCTAAGTGTAAAGATTGACAGAAAGAAAAAAGTATTAGCAACTGTATTCTTAAAGGCTATTGATTTTTTTGAGAACAATACAGAGATAAAAGATTACTTTTTAGAAACAAAGGAATTAGAATTAACTCCTATATTCCAAAAATATAAAAATAGAGAAGAATTAATAAGTGTCCTAAGAACTAAGTTTGAAGGAAGCTTCATAAAAGAAGATATCTATGATGAGGAAACAGGAGAGATAATAGCAGAAGCAGATGCTATCATAGATGAAGCATTAATAGAAACTTTAATAGATGCTAAAGTTGATAAAGTTATCTATTGGGAAGTTAAGCCAGAAGATAAATTATTAGCTAATACTGTTTTAAATGATACAACATTAACTAAAGAAGATGCAGTAACTGAGGTATTTAAAAAATTAAGACCTGGAGATTTAGTAACAATAGAATCAGCTAAATCACTTATTAGACAAATGTTCTTCAACCCTCAAAGATATGATCTTGAGCCAGTTGGAAGATATAAAATGAACAAAAGACTTAAGTTAAATGTACCTGAAGATGAGATACTTTTAACTAAAGAAGATATCATAGCTACAATGAAGTATGTAATTAACCTAAATAATGGAAATGGACATACTGATGATATAGATAACCTATCAAACAGAAGGGTAAGAGGAGTAGGAGAATTACTTCTAATGCAAATTAAAGCTGGACTTTCTAAGATGGGAAAAATGGTAAGAGAGAAGATGACAATTCAAGATTCTGAAACTCTAACACCACAATCTCTATTAAATACAAGACCATTAAATGCTTTAATTTTAGATTTCTTTGGATCTGGACAATTGTCTCAATTCATGGACCAATCTAACCCACTATCTGAATTAACACATAAAAGAAGAATATCAGCATTAGGACCTGGAGGACTTTCAAGAGAAAGAGCAGGATTCGAGGTAAGAGACGTACATGACTCTCACTATGGAAGAATATGTCCTATAGAGACACCAGAGGGACCAAACATTGGACTTATTGGATCGTTAGCTATCTATGCTAAAATAAATAAATATGGATTTATTGAAACTCCATATATAAAAGTAGTAGATGGAAAAGCTGATTTTGATAGAATAGAATATTTAGCAGCTGATGAAGAAGAAGGATTATTCATTGCCCAAGCGGATACTAAAATTGGTGAAAACAATGAACTTCTTGGAGAGGTTGTATGTAGATATGGACATGAGATAGTAAATATCACTGGAGAAAAAGTTGATTATCTAGATATTTCTCCTAAACAAGTGGTATCAGTATCAGCTGGATTAATCCCATTCTTAGAGCACGACGACGCCAACAGAGCACTTATGGGATCAAACATGCAAAGACAAGCAGTACCTTTATTAAGAACAGAAGCTCCTTACATAGGAACTGGGCTTGAAAGAAAAGTTGCTGTAGACTCTGGAGCTTTAGTTGTATCAAAAGTAGATGGAAAAGTAGTTTATGTAGATGCAAGTAAAGTTGTAGTAGAAGATGAAAATGGAAAAGAACATAAATATAGATTATTAAACTATGAAAGATCAAATGCTTCAATGTGTTTACATCAAACTCCAATAGTTTCAGTAGGAGAAGAAGTAAAAGTAGGAAGTATTTTAGCTGATGGACCTGCTACTAAAGGTGGAGACTTAGCACTTGGAAGAAATATTCTTATGGCATTCATGCCTTGGGAAGGATATAACTACGAGGACGCGATCTTAATTTCTGATAGATTAAGAAAAGATGACGTATTTACATCTATCCATATTGAAGAGTATGAAATAGAAGCTAGAAATACAAAACTTGGAGATGAAGAGATTACAAGAGAGATCCCTAATATCTCTGAAGAAGCATTAAGAAAATTAGATGCTAATGGTATTATTACTATAGGATCTGAAGTAGGACCTGGAGATATCTTAGTAGGAAAAACAGCTCCTAAAGGAGAAACTGAGCCACCTGCTGAAGAAAAACTTTTAAGAGCTATATTTGGTGAAAAAGCTAGAGATGTAAGAGATACATCTTTAAGAATGCCACATGGTTCTAAAGGAACAGTAGTAGAAATTCTTGAGTTATCAAGAGAAAATGGTGATGAATTAAAAGCTGGTGTAAACAAAGCTATAAAAATCTTAGTAGCTGAAAAGAGAAAAATCACTGTTGGAGATAAGATGTCAGGACGTCACGGAAATAAAGGGGTTGTATCAAGAGTATTACCAGCTGAAGATATGCCTTTCTTAGCAGACGGAACACACTTAGACGTTGTACTTAACCCACTAGGGGTTCCATCACGTATGAACATAGGACAAGTACTTGAGGTACACTTAGGAATGGCTATGGGTAACTACAATGGTGGAACATATATAGCAACTCCAGTATTTGATGGAGCATCTGAGGAACAAGTAAAAGATTACCTTGAAAAATTAGGATTCCCTAGAAGTGGAAAAGTTGATCTATACGATGGAAGAACAGGAGATAAATTTGATAATCCTGTAACTGTAGGAAGAATGTATATGTTAAAACTTCACCACCTAGTTGAAGATAAGATGCACGCAAGAGCAATTGGACCATACTCATTAGTAACACAACAACCACTAGGAGGAAAGGCTCAATTTGGAGGACAAAGACTTGGAGAGATGGAAGTTTGGGCACTAGAAGCATATGGAGCATCTAATATACTTCAAGAGATGTTAACAGTAAAATCAGACGATGTTACTGGAAGAACTAAGACTTATGAAGCTATTATTAAAGGTGAAGAGATGCCAGAAGCAGACTTACCAGAATCATTTAAAGTACTATTAAAAGAGTTCCAAGCATTAGCACTAGATGTAGAATTATTTGATAGTGAAGATAATATAATAAATGTTGATGAAGAATTAAATAAAGAGGAAGTATTAACTGAATACTCTCCTTTAGATGATTTCAAAGACTAA
- the rplL gene encoding 50S ribosomal protein L7/L12 has protein sequence MAFNKEQFIADLEAMTVLELKELVTALEEHFGVTAAAPVAVAVAGGEAAAAEEKTEFDVILTAAGANKIAVIKEVRGITGLGLKEAKELVDNGGKLKEGVAKEEAEAIKEKLTAAGATVEVK, from the coding sequence ATGGCATTCAATAAAGAACAATTTATAGCTGATTTAGAAGCTATGACAGTTTTAGAATTAAAAGAATTAGTAACTGCTTTAGAAGAGCACTTCGGTGTAACAGCAGCAGCTCCAGTAGCAGTAGCAGTAGCAGGAGGAGAAGCAGCAGCAGCTGAAGAGAAAACTGAATTTGACGTAATCTTAACAGCAGCAGGAGCTAACAAAATAGCTGTAATTAAAGAAGTAAGAGGAATCACTGGATTAGGATTAAAAGAAGCTAAAGAATTAGTAGACAACGGTGGAAAATTAAAAGAAGGAGTTGCTAAAGAAGAAGCTGAAGCTATAAAAGAAAAATTAACAGCTGCTGGAGCAACTGTAGAAGTTAAATAG
- the rplJ gene encoding 50S ribosomal protein L10 — protein sequence MATQAKIEQVAELAEKIRKAQSVVLVDYQGITVNEETELRKKVREAGAEYLVAKNRLFKIALKEAGVEDSFDDLLEGTTAFAFGYNDPVAPAKLVFDLAKDKAKAKKDVFKIKGGVLTGKRVEAAEVEALAKLPSRDQLLSMLLNSMLGPIRKLAYATVAIADKKEAETTAE from the coding sequence ATGGCAACTCAAGCAAAAATCGAACAAGTAGCTGAACTAGCAGAAAAAATAAGAAAAGCTCAATCAGTAGTATTAGTTGACTATCAAGGAATCACAGTTAACGAGGAAACTGAATTAAGAAAAAAAGTAAGAGAAGCAGGTGCTGAATATCTAGTTGCAAAAAACAGATTATTCAAAATAGCATTAAAAGAAGCTGGAGTAGAAGATTCTTTTGATGATTTATTAGAAGGGACTACAGCATTCGCTTTTGGATATAACGATCCAGTAGCTCCTGCAAAATTAGTTTTTGATTTAGCAAAAGATAAGGCTAAAGCAAAAAAAGATGTATTTAAAATTAAAGGTGGAGTATTAACAGGAAAAAGAGTTGAGGCAGCTGAGGTAGAAGCTCTAGCTAAATTACCTTCAAGAGATCAATTACTTTCTATGTTACTTAACTCAATGCTTGGACCAATCAGAAAACTTGCTTACGCAACTGTGGCAATCGCTGATAAAAAAGAAGCTGAAACTACAGCTGAATAA
- the rplA gene encoding 50S ribosomal protein L1, with translation MAKHRGKKYLEIAKLIETGKLYEVKEALDLVLKTRTAKFTETVEVALRLGVDPRHADQQVRGTVVLPHGTGKTVKVLAITSGANIEKALAAGADYAGAEEYINQIQQGWLDFDLVIATPDMMPKLGRLGKILGTKGLMPNPKSGTVTPNIAEAVTEFKKGKLAFRVDKLGSIHVPIGKADFAPEKIEENFKAFMDQITRLKPASSKGQYLRTVAVSLTMGPGIKMDPALVAKYVG, from the coding sequence ATGGCAAAACATAGAGGAAAAAAATACTTAGAAATAGCTAAGTTAATAGAAACTGGAAAGCTTTATGAAGTTAAAGAAGCTTTAGATCTAGTATTAAAAACTAGAACAGCTAAATTTACAGAGACTGTAGAAGTAGCATTAAGACTTGGAGTAGATCCTAGACATGCTGACCAACAAGTTAGAGGTACAGTTGTATTACCTCACGGAACAGGAAAAACTGTAAAAGTTTTAGCAATAACTTCAGGAGCTAACATTGAGAAGGCTTTAGCAGCTGGTGCAGATTATGCAGGAGCTGAAGAATATATAAACCAAATTCAACAAGGATGGCTTGATTTCGATTTAGTAATCGCTACTCCTGACATGATGCCTAAATTAGGAAGATTAGGAAAAATCCTAGGAACTAAAGGATTAATGCCTAACCCTAAATCAGGAACTGTAACTCCAAACATTGCAGAAGCAGTAACTGAGTTCAAAAAAGGTAAATTAGCATTCAGAGTTGACAAATTAGGATCAATTCATGTACCAATTGGTAAAGCAGATTTCGCACCTGAAAAAATTGAAGAAAACTTCAAAGCTTTCATGGACCAAATCACAAGATTAAAACCAGCATCTTCTAAAGGACAATACTTAAGAACTGTTGCTGTATCACTAACTATGGGACCTGGAATAAAAATGGACCCAGCATTAGTAGCTAAATACGTTGGATAA